The DNA window CATTTCGGTCATTTAAATAAGTCACAAGATTTGCAAATTCTTCTTTTTCTCTTTCCAGGCTAAATCCAAATTCACCCAAAAAGAAATCTCGCTTCTCTTCATTTTTAATTTCATTAACAACCGTTTTTTCCATCTCTTCGGTCATCACATGATTAAGATAATCTTCATAGTCATTGGCTTTTAGTGAGGCCACAAGCTCTTTGCTTAGCTCATTTAGATCTGTATAACCTGTAACATTTGCTGCTTTCGCTTCTTCGGCCACTTTGTCTTCAATTTCTTCATTGCTCATTTCTTCTTTTGAGCTAGTTTCTTCTTTTTTTTCGGGACTGCAATTTGCCAGGAATAAAAACGAAGCAATTGCAAGGAAAGGAATTAGTTTTTTCATGTTTTTTATTTTCTTTCATCCAAACTTAACAAGGAATATGCTACGATACTAAGAATTAATTGTTCAAAAAATGAATTTTTACGAACCTTTTTTCTTTATTAGGAGTTTAATGCTTGTGTTTGGATATAAGCCAAATCGTAACTCTTGTCAGATCGTTCGCCAATTTTTAAGTTAAATTATTATAAAACAGGTGTTTGACAATTATTTGTCAAAAAAGAGTATTTTTGCGGCCATATTTTCAAAACGCGTGATTTACTTAAAACAATTTACTGAATGCGTCAACTAAAAATTTCAAAAACTATTACTAACCGGGAGTCACAATCTCTCGAAAAATATTTTCAGGAAATTAATAAGGTGGATCTGATAACACCTGAAGAAGAAGTAGAGCTGGCAAGAAGAATCAAAGCAGGAGATCAAATTGCTCTTGAAAAATTAACCAAAGCCAATCTTCGATTCGTAGTTTCTGTGGCGAAACAATATCAGAATAATAATATATCATTAAATGATCTCATTAATGAAGGAAATCTTGGGCTGGTAAAAGCCGCTCAAAGATTTGATGAGACGAGGGGATTTAAATTTATCTCTTACGCAGTTTGGTGGATTCGACAATCAATTATACAGGCTTTAGCAGAGCAAAGTCGTCTGGTCAGATTACCATTAAATAAAATTTCATCGCTTTCAAAAATTAATAAAGGGATATCTCAAATGGAGCAGGAGTTCGAAAGGGAACCAACTCCGGAAGAACTATCAGAAATACTGGAGTTAACCACTGATGAGGTTAAATCTACTCTGAAGGCAGCTTCTAGATCTGTTTCTGTTGATGCCCCCTTTCAGGAAGGTGAAAGCAATTCCCTTTTGGATGTATTGGAAAACGCAGATGCGGAAAAAACAGACGAGGAACTTGAATACAGAGACTCATTGCGTATAGAAACCGAAAGAGCGCTTCAAACGCTGGATGAAAGGGAAAGAGAAGTTATAAAATTATTCTTTGGCATCGGAATGGAAAGAAACATGTCTCTTTTGGAAATTGGAGAAAACCTTGGATTAACCCGAGAAAGAGTGAGGCAGATTAAAGAAAAGGCCTTGCGGAAATTGAGATCTACCTCGAGAAGCAAATCGCTCATCCCCTATTTGGGAAGATAAAAAATTCAAACCCTGTGGCAGAAGCTTCAGGGTTTTTTTATTTTCAAAGCTTAAATCATTTTGATGGCTTACCCTATTAGAGAAAAACTACTTGAAATTCCTATAATGCAAAAGGAATCAAAAGAAGTAATTGACTGGCTGCTTGCCCATAGTGTATATCGCAATGTAAAAGAAGGAGATTATTTTTTTAAGAAAGGCGACCTTGTTGAAGAAATGATAATAATTCTCGAAGGTGAAATGAATTTCATGATTGAGGCCGGTGGGAATTTTTTAAAAACAGGATCGGCAAAAAGTGGTGATATTACGGGTGTCCTGCCATTTTCACGAATGAAGGAAGCCGGAGGTACGTCACAAGTAGTAATTGATACACATTGTCTTGCTGTGCATAAAAAACACTTTTCAGAAATGGAAAGAGTTAGCCAGAGCCTTGTACAAAATCTTGTAGGACTGATGTCAGACCGTGTGAGAAGCTTTACCATGCTTCAACAACAGAGAGAGAAAATGGAGGCTTTGGGCAAAATGTCTGCCGGAATAGCACATGAAATAAACAATCCTGCTTCGGCCATTAGAAGTACAAGTCGTGAATTGGACAAGAATTGGAAAAAGCTACAGAACTTGAGTTTTAATTTGATGAGCTCAGGACTTGAAATGAATGCAATTGAAAATATTAAAAAAATTCTTGACTTGGATTCCGAAGCAAAACCCAAACAAATTTCAATGATCGACAAAAGTAATCTTGAAGATGAAATGATAGATTATCTCGATGAGCTTGGACTTGAAGATGGCATGGAACTCGCAGAGGATCTGATTGATCAGGGAATATATAAAGAAAAGGTAGAGGAAATTGAAAAACAGATAGGTGAAAAGAAGCTTGAAAGCTTTCTCAATTGGTTGGTTTTGAATTCCAGCGTTCATGAAATGCTTAAAGATGTAAATGAGGCATCAGAAAGAATAAGTAAACTCGTATCCTCGATAAAATCACACTCCCATATGGATCGCGCTCCTGAGCTGGCTGAAGTGGATATAAATGATGGAATTGAAAGCACGCTTGTGATTTTCCAACATAAGATTAAAGAAAAGAACATCAATTTGATTCTTGACTTTGAAAATGATCTGCCAAAAATTCAAGGCATGGAGGGCGAACTCAACCAGGTTTGGACAAACATAATTGATAATGCCCTTGATGCCATAGATTCTGAAGGGCAGTTAAAAATTTCGGCCGTATCTGATAAAAATTTTCTAAGTGTCAAATTTGAAGATAATGGTCCTGGAATACCGGAAAATATTGTTAATCAAATCTTCGAACCCTTTTTTACAACAAAGGATTTGGGCAAAGGCACGGGTTTGGGGCTGGATATATCGTCCAGAATTATTAAAGAGCACAATGGCAATATAACTGTCAACTCAAAACCCGGCCAAACTATATTTGAAATTTCACTACCAATAAATCAATGAGCAAAGCAATAATATTCGCAATTGATGATGACCCTCAGGTTTTAAAAGCAATAGTTAGAGATTTAAGAGGCGAATTCAGAAAGGATTACAAAATTCTTTCAACCAGTTCGGTTGAAGAAGCCCTTGAAAATATTTCCGAATTAAAAAAAAGAGGTGAGAACATAGCCCTATTCATTTCGGATCAGAAGATGCCCGAAATGCAGGGTGTAGATTTTTTGGAAAAGGCCAAATTGTCATATCCTGATGCCAAAAGGGTGCTATTAACAGCTTATTCAGATATTGAAGCAGCCATTAAAGCCATTAATGATGTGCAATTGGATTATTATCTAATGAAACCCTGGGATCCACCGGAAGAGAAAATGTTTCCCATATTACAGGATCTTCTCGATGAATGGAATTCAAGTATAATTCCACTTTACTCAGGTATCAAGGTCATCGGTAAACAATGGAGCTCAAAATCTCATAGTATTAAAGATTTTCTGAGTGGAAATCTTATTCCATACCAATGGCTGCCAATTGAAGATAATTCATTGGCCCTGGAATTAATGGAAGCCAATAACCTGAATTCTGAAAATTTACCGGCTGTAATAATGGAAGATGGTGAACTTCTGGTAGATCCGGACCTGAGATCCATAGCATCAAAAACCGGTAGAAATATTCAGGCCAGAGAAGAACTTTACGATGTTGTCATTATCGGAGCCGGGCCGGGTGGTCTGGCCGCCGGAGTTTACGGCGGATCAGAAGGTTTAAAGACCTTGCTTATCGAAAAACATGCTCCCGGAGGACAGGCTGGCACAAGTTCGAGAATCGAAAATTATCTTGGATTTCCAAAAGGATTAAGTGGTGCAGAGCTGTCGCGGAGGGCAGTTGCACAGGCCACAAGGTTTGGAATTGAATTTTTATCACCTCTTGAGGTAAAGGAGATCAGAATTGAAGGGCAGTACAAATTTTTAAAACTTAATGATGATAAAGAAATTAAGTCAAAATCCGTAATAATTGCAACGGGAGTATCGTATAAAAAATTACAGGTGGAGGGGCTTGATGAATTAACCGGTCTAGGTGTGTATTACGGAGCAGCGACAACAGAAGCCAATGCCTGCAAAGACCAGCAGGTTTATATTGTCGGCGGTGGCAACTCGGCCGGCCAGGGTGCTATGTATCTAAGCAAGTATGCCGCAAAGGTTCATATACTTATTCGTAAGCCGGATCTCAGTTCAAGTATGTCCTCCTATTTGATCGATCAGATCAATGAAACGCCCAATATTGAGGTAATAGCCAATTCACAAATTAGCAAAGCCATTGGCAGTGAGAATTTAGAACAATTGGAAATTGAGAATCTCAAGGATAAAAGCAAAAAATTACATCCGGCAGCCTCACTTTTTATTTTTATAGGTGCCAAGCCCATCACCGATTGGCTCGATGATAAAATTATAACCAATGATAAAGGTTTTATTGAAACGGGAAGGGATTTAACAAAACACAAAGACTATAAAAAGTTTTGGAAGAAAGATCGCGAACCCTATCTTCTTGAAACCTGTATTCCCGGAATTTTTGCTGCAGGGGATGTTAGAGCGGGTGCAATGAACAGAGTGGCATCTGCCGTTGGTGAAGGCGCATTGGCGATCAAATTAGTTCATGAATATTTGGAAGAGATCTGATTAAAAAAAACAGAATTTGCTTTGACTATTTATTTTCTAATAGTAGGTATGCATTGTCTTTTGACTCAAAATCTGAATAATTAGGACAGAGTTCTTCTTAATTTCGGAGAAGGGCAAAGCGGTTTTATGATTATCACGACGAGCATTTCCCGACTAAAAAATTTGGCTTAGTAAAATAGGGAAATTCAAATTCGTTCAAAAGTGAATAAAAAAAAGGCCTCTCGGATTGAGAGGCCTTTGGTTTAAATTGGTTTTCTATTCTAAAATAATTCGTCTTATAGAATTTTTGTCACCTACTCGAATATCGATGAAGTAAATTCCTTTGGATAAGTTTTGCATATCAATGCTCTTCTTAACCAATCCCGAAGATTGACTTAGTTCTTCTTCGTAAACTTTTCTTCCGAATACATCGGTGATTAATAAAACAGCCGCACTGGAATATTGATTTTCAAATTCAATGCTGACAATGCCATTGGATGGATTTGGATATAATTTTAATCCTGCAATTACATTTTGTTTAATTCCTGAAAGAATTGAAACAGTATCGCAAAATGTATCTGATCCTGCTGAATTAGACACGGTCAGGCAAGCATTATAATTACCAGCACTGGCATAAGTATGCGTTGGGTTTTGCATCATTGATGTATTACCATCGCCAAAGTCCCAGGCAAAAGTATCGATTGTTCCCGTAGAAGCATCTGTAAAATCGACCGTATTTCCACTGCTATTAACGTAGGTAAATCCGGCAGTTGGAGCACTAACGGAAGTTGATATAATTGAAACGTCATCAAAAGCAAATCCGTTGGCAACAACACTTCCATCTGATACAAATCTGAATCTGAGTCTTACATTTGGCAGACCACCAAGACCGCTTAACGCTTGTGTAGCATTTACATATCCTCCAGAACCCGGATCTCCGGACCATCCTTCAGGAACAACCAAAGTTGCAGCATTATTATTATACCAGTTTACTCCTGATCCAAGTGATCCAACTACATTCCAGGTTTGTCCGTCATCGATAGAAGATTCCAATAAGGCTGCGTCCCAGTCAGTTTCAATATTCCACCAGATCTGTGCCTGTATTTCCGGACTGGTATTAGAACTTAAATCAAAACATGGAGAATTTACCCATGAATCCTGTGATACAGCATAGTCGCCTGCTGCATTGGTCACCCAGGCATTTGCACCTGAAGAGGCCGAATTTATTACTGAACCCGAAGGTGTAGCTAGCTCCCAGTCATTTGGACCACTGATAGCATCAGATGACCAACCCTGACTTGCACCATCAAAATCTTCCAAATAAGGAAATGAACTAACCACATCCAATTTAGCTACTTTAACATTGCTCAAAGTATCATTAAGAGGAATAGCATCATTTGGTTGTGTTAGATAGGCTGTGAAGAAATATTCACCGCTATTTGTCAATGTTTCATTTCGACTGATTAAGAGTGTATCACCCGGATTCAAAGTACTTACAGCAAAGGTATCATCACTTAACGACGTAGATGGACCTGTAATATCATAGTGATAAAAAATTGTGTCGACTGAAGAAGCACCTGCATTTATAACCTGAAAATCAAAATTCGCTCCTGTACCTCCACATGGCGAACCTGAAGTGCCCGGATTTGAAACTCCTAAATCAATGGCAGCAGTTTGATAAGCCAAACGAAGCTGAACACGCCATTGAGCTGTTGACCCAAGTGCATCAGAATGAGCTGTAGAATTTTGGTTTCTCACCATACCCGGATTAAATGCTGTATTGGCAGAATAAGTTGGCTCAGCACCTGCTAAAGTTCCTGAGGTGGTCCATTGATAAGCCAAATAAATTCCGTCACCGGTGTATTCAACAGCATTTTGAAACACAATATCATAGAATCCAGCTACGGATGGAACTGTCATTGGACCATCATATACGGTATCCATATTTGCAATTGCCGCAGACCAACTTGATCCTTTTTGATAGTCAAGATCACTGGTATTTGAAATTAGAATAATCATATTTCCACTTACGGCCGTTGTTTGTGGTGTTAAAATATTGAAGCTCATGGCCCTCAAGGAATCTCCACTAGGTAAAAGTCCGGAAATTTCAGAACCCGGGTAAATTCCTACATAGCGTTGAAAACCACAAGATGCGCATGGGCCCCGAAAGTTTGCAGATGAACTTCCGCCCGGTGTCGGTACGTAGGTCAATTGAGCAAATGATACAGAGCTAAAAAGCATTCCGATCATTAAAATTGAAAGATATTTGAAATAAGTATAGTTTGTTTTCATTTCTAATAGTTTAATTTTATGTATCTGAAAGTTAGAGAGAAAGAATGAGTAAATTCTAATTCTGTAAAAAGATTTTATAAAAATAATTTTAGCGCTCATATAAGTAATTAATTGGTTTTCTGGAAGGATAAATTAAATGATAACATATTAATTTGAATTGAAGATAGAATATTTGTAAATAAGCGTTTATACTTTGTTGTTAATTCCAGATAATAGAAATGACCGATTAGATATATAAAATTTCCATAATGCCGCTGTAAAAAAATGCAACCAAAAACTTAATGCGAAATGAACCCGGAACAATTATTCAAAAAGCTGAATTACAAGGATCAGTCTAAAGCGATAATTTTATTTGCTCCGGAGAATATTAAATCCTTTCTCACTAAATCAGATTTCGGAAATTTAATTAAGCCAAAATTCAATGCAGATTCGGAATGGTCATTCCTACTGTGTTTTGCCCAAAATCGCAAAGAATTGGAAAATCATATTGAAACCATTCTTCCAAGCATAAATGGTGATGTTGTTTTGTGGTTTGCTTACCCAAAAAAATCTTCAAAGAATTACTATTCAGATATCAACAGGGATAATGGCTGGGAGGCCCTAGGTAAGTATAATTTTGAACCAGTAAGACAAGTATCCATTGATGATGACTGGTCTGCTTTGCGATTCAGACATATCAGTTATATCAAGCAATTGAAACGAAATCCAAAGATGCTTTTATCAGTAAAGAACCAAAAAGCAAATTAAGGTTTGGATTTAAGCTCCAAAAAAAAAGATCGCATTTCCTGCGATCTTATTTTCATTTTGACAATTAATTATACATCAAGGTAGTACCAATCGAAGCGACTGTATTCAGAAGTGCTCAATGTACCGCTGTTATTTAAATCCCAATTGTTAAAGACGTATTCTGCCAATTCGTATTCACTGATATAATTGTCTTCATCATTGTCTATATCTGAGAAGTACTTTGTGTCATATACAACACTGTAATATTCATTGTAATCTATTTTTCCATCTGCATTGGCATCTACAACATATGTTTCAGAATCAAATACATAATCTTGATAAAAGTAATTATAGCCTATGATCCATTCTTCATCTGATAAGTAATTATCATTATCTGAATCCAAACCAGCATACGATTCTTTAAAAAAATCTTCTTTTAACATTCCTGTAGAATTGTCCGAACCCCATACATGATAAAATTTATCAACAAAGGTTTCAACGAATTCATGTTTTTCTATCAGGCCATCGGCATCTTTATCCCAGGTGCTAAATGTAGTATTCTCTTTCTCTTGAGCCATCAGAAATGTAAACGTCAATATAGAAATGAGTGTTATTGTTATTCTTTTGAGTTTCATTGTATATCCTTTCTGTAAGTATTAGTTAAAAATTAGTTTACGAATAATTCTTCAAGATGCATTCCAATCCAATATTTTGATTATTTGCCTAAAAGAAAAAAAACTGTGGAGATAATTACACAGGTGTGTGCATGGAGGTTTACAAATAATTTATAATTAAACTGAATTAAACTCCTTTAATAACATTTAATCGAAATGTATTTTATTTACATTTCAATGTATTTAATATATGGCCAGGTTAAATAAATCCGATTTTCAAAGTTTAAATTCCCGGGGAGAGCTGATTCAAATTGCAGAGCAAAAAGGAATAAATCTTGATAAAATTTACGAAAATGAGGCCTATGAAAAATCTTTGCTTTCCTTACAGGTTGAACTTGTAAATCTTCAGCATTGGATTGAAAAAACAAATGCCAGGGTAGCAATTTTATTTGAAGGAAGAGACACTGCCGGAAAAGGAGGTGCAATAAAGAGATTTACCCAACATCTCAATCCCAGATCTATGCGTGTTGTAGCATTAAATAAACCCACCGAAATTGAACGAGGGCAATGGTATTTCAGAAGATATATTAAAGAAATGCCCAATCCGGGCGAAATCGTTTTTTTTGACAGAAGCTGGTACAACAGAGCTGTAGTGGAACCAATAATGGAATTCTGTAAAAAAGAGGAATACCAAAGGTTTATGGATCATGTGAATGAGTTTGAGCACATGCTTTACGAAGACGGAGTAGTATTGATTAAGTTTTGGCTGGATATAAGTAAATCGGAGCAAATGAAGCGAATAAAATCAAGACAGAAAAATCCACTAAAACAGTGGAAAGTAAGTCCTGTTGATTTAAAAGCGCATAAGTTGTGGAATAAATTCACCTTTTACAAAGAGCAGATGTTTTCCAGAACACATTCTTCATTTAGTCCCTGGATAATTATTAATTCTGATGAAAAAAAAGTGGCCAGATTGGAGTGTATTCGCTATGTGCTTTCCAAATTTGATTATGAATTAAAAAGTAAAGACGATTCCAACCTGCTGATAGACCCCAATGTACTTTATCGATATTATCGAAGAATAGAAAAAAGATGAACCAAAAGAAACATAAAGTAAGACTCGATAAGAACGATTTAAAACTTCTCAATTCCGGACAGGGACTTAAATCATTATTTTCAAATGAAGAAATTGATCTTGAGTCAAGCCTTCAAATACTTAAAGAACTAAAACAGATTGAATCGCTAAGAATTGAACTTGTAAAAGTTCAGGATTGGATCAGAAAAAACAATAAGAAAGTTATAGTCATTTTCGAAGGACGCGATGCCGCTGGCAAAGGCAGTGTAATCAATGGGCTTACAGCATTTATTAACCCCAGACATTATAAAACTGTTGCTCTGCCCAAACCCAGTAAAGACCAACAGGGCGAATGGTATTTTAAACGCTATGTAGAGCAAATACCCAGGCCTGGAGAAATAGTTTTTTTTGACAGAAGCTGGTACAATCGTGCAGTGGTTGAACCTGTTCATGGCTTTTGCAGCCAGGAAGAATACGATATATTTATGGGCCAGGTCAATGAATTTGAAAGAATGCTATTTGAATCCGAAAATATTATATTCAAAGTATTTTTGAAAATCAGCAAGGAAGAGCAAGCCAGACGGTTAATGGAAATTAATTCTAATCCTTTAAAAAAATGGCGCATGACTCCGGTAGATTCAAAAGCACAGGATTTATGGAATGAATATTCCAAATATGAAAATGCGATGTTCGAAAGAACGGATACAAAAATAGCCCCCTGGACTATACTAGATGGTGAAAACAGAAACCAGGCACTAATTGCTTCACTTGAGCACATAGTCAATAAAATTCCGTATAAGAATGAGCCCTGATAGTCAATTTTTAATTTATGCAGTTTTGCTTGTATTTGTCACCGAGTGCAATGCACATGATTAATCGGAAAGCAGGGAGTCCGACCGCCAGAAACTTGAACAACAATTCAATGAATTAGTAACATTGGCACAGAGCGCTCAATGTTTAGACTCATAGGATTGGTCTTATGTTGCTTACGGGGCAAAAGCGCGGGGTGGCCCACAAGGGTTTCTGGCTTTTAATTTAAAAACTGATACTTTATTGCTGTTTGCACAATTAAACAGCCATGAATCCACAGAGCGTACTTATAACCAACATTTGAATATAATTCCGGATTGTAGCAAACCACAAATTCCAAAAGGTGTGACTTGTGCCAGGAACGAAGCAATTTTAGTCTATGAATAAAAATTCAAATTTTAAATCCTTTTTTGCAGCATAAATTATTTATAAAATTGCGTGCTATTTACTGAGCCTTTTTTCAAAGGAACTAATCTAACATTCAAAACATGAAAAAATTACTATTTATTTTCATATTCTTTTCGATCAGCTATGCAGGGCTTGCTCAAGATTATATTGTTACTGTCAAAGGCGATACTTTTGAATGCAAAATTACTAAGATTACAGAACGCTTTATTCATTTTGATTATGCGGTCCGCGATGAAATTCGTTCAACTGTAATTCTTCTTGATCAGGTTCAATCCTATAATCGCGGTATCAAAAAATCAAATACTATTGTTAATCAGTCTGGTACTAAATCAGATGCAAACCCAACTCAGGATCAAAGTGTTAGCCCATACAATACCTATAATGATCAATACAATGCAAATAAAGACAAATATGATAAAAGTACTGGTGAAGAATCGAAAGCGGGACTATTAAGACTAAGCATTATGGGGGCATATAGCTACCTCACAGCCAAAGGCGCCTCGGGATTGAGTGCAGACCTCAAAGCATACGAGGATGAATTGCGAAGTGGGTATCAATTTGGAGCAAGTTTTCACTATTTTCCTTACAAAAGCCAGACTGGTTATGGACTTAGAGTGAGCAGAACAGGTACTTCGAATTCCGGAACATTCAGTTTTTTTGATCCTGATCTACAGGAATCTTTTACGATCAATGTTGAAGACAATATAAGTATGGTTTATTTCGGCCCTCATTTCTGCGGTAGGTATCCCACCGGTCTGGATCAGAGCGCATTAATCCTTGGTACCTCAATTGGTTACTTTTCTTACGTGAATAATGCCTTTGCCGGACAGTCCGTTAATTTCAGAGGTGAAGGTTTAGGATTAATGTTAGATCTGGGATTTGATATTCAGGTAGCTGAAGGTGTTTTACTTCATTTATTCGGATCTTATATTATAAATTCACTGAGTAAAATAACGGTTAATGGCAGTACTGTGACATTTCCGGATGATACAAGACAAGATAATTCACATGTAAATTTTGGTGGCGGTCTGACATTTTTAATTCCCGGATAAAAGAAAAAATCTAAACAATAGAAAATTTAGGTCTGAATTTATTTCCATGAATATTAAACATTTTTATTAGTTTTCAATGTGGATAATCTAATTCGCGATTTCTATAATAATTTTAAAAACCTCAATGCCGAGGGAATGATTAAACATTATCATCCTGATGTGGAATTTGAGGATCCGGCATTTGGCTTACTAAAAGGTGAGCAAGTCTGCAATATGTGGCGAATGCTTTGTGAATCTCAACAAGACAAAAATTTTATTCTGGATTATTTTGATGTTCATGCCAATACTGAAAAAGGAAGTGCTAAATGGGAAGCAGAATATACATTTAGTAAAACTAACAGACGAGTCAAAAACGTAATAAAAGCCAATTTTGAGTTTAAAGATGGTAAAATATACAGACACTATGACGATTTCAATCTTTACAATTGGGCAATACAGGCATTGGGTTTTAAAGGTCTTTTATTTGGATGGACACTATTTTTTAAAAGATCTCTTCAAAAAAGCACCGCCAAAATGCTCAGGAAGTTTACCAATGAAAATGGAAGTTAATCTTTAGGGATCCTTCATGTAGGACTTTAATTCATCATCAATTGGGATCGCTTTCCCGCTTTTCATGTCCAGTATTACAAATACAACTGTAGCATCAATTACCAGAGTTTGAGTACCATCAAGAAAAATCTTTTGTTTGAAAGTAATGCTCTTTTCACCAATTCGTTCTACGTCGGTATGAATTTCAAGCACATCATGAAGACGTGCCGGATATCTGTAATTAATGTTGTTGTTAACCACTACAAGGCCCAGGCCCCTGCTATGAATTTGATCCCGGTCAACGCGTTTTTCATAAAAAGACCACCTTCCCTCCTCAAGAAATTCAAGATATCTCGCATTATTGACATGCCCGTACAAATCTAGGTGGTATCCCCTAACCTTTGCTTTTGTTACATCCATTCTAATTTATTTCTTTAATGATAAAATTTTCAACTATAATTTAAGTACAAACTATTGAGATTTTGACCTGAAAAATTTCTAAAATTGCAAGCTATGAATAGCACCGAAATTATCAAATTTATCATTGCATTGATTGTCATAACAAATGCATTTAGTGCCATTCCAATATTTTTAAGTCTGACATCTACAAATACTACTTTTGAAAGAAAGCGCATTGCTTTAAAAACCGGTTTATCGGTAGCAATTATATTTACTGTGGTCATATTAATCGGAAGTTTTGTTCTTTCAGTTTTCGGAATTTCTGTAAGTGCGTTTAGAGTGGCTGGTGGAGTTATCATTTTTCTTCTTGGCATTTCAATGATCAATTCCAGACAAAGCGGAATAAAACATACCAAGCAAGAGCAAAAACACGCTGAGGAAAAAGACGATGTAGCCATTGTTCCTTTGGCCCTGCCTATTATTGCCGGACCGGGTACAATTAGCACATTGATTATTTATTCAAATCAATATTCCAGATTCCTTGATAAATTTCTCATGGTTGGTATTTCACTGCTGGTGGCTTTGTTTATTACAGTTCTCCTATTATTTGCTTCCAGAATTGGGAAATATTTAGGGGTTTCGGGGATTAAAATCGCAACAAGAGTAATGGGCATGCTTCTGGCAGCTCTTGCCATAGAAATGATGGCCAATGGTGTACTTGAATTACTGCCCGGTTTATCCAACTAAACTTTTCAGGGTTTTTTCTGAACAGGAATTAATTCTAAAAAATTTCCATAAAAGGAATTTAATAGTATTTTTAAGGAAAAAGTCTTATGAATTGGAAAGTATTTCTCGGTCTGGTGTTGATAGTCATAATTGGGCTTTTTGTTGTTTACAAAATTTACAATAAACCCCATAAGGATATCGCTTCTGCTCA is part of the Hyphobacterium sp. CCMP332 genome and encodes:
- a CDS encoding cyclic nucleotide-binding domain-containing protein, producing MAYPIREKLLEIPIMQKESKEVIDWLLAHSVYRNVKEGDYFFKKGDLVEEMIIILEGEMNFMIEAGGNFLKTGSAKSGDITGVLPFSRMKEAGGTSQVVIDTHCLAVHKKHFSEMERVSQSLVQNLVGLMSDRVRSFTMLQQQREKMEALGKMSAGIAHEINNPASAIRSTSRELDKNWKKLQNLSFNLMSSGLEMNAIENIKKILDLDSEAKPKQISMIDKSNLEDEMIDYLDELGLEDGMELAEDLIDQGIYKEKVEEIEKQIGEKKLESFLNWLVLNSSVHEMLKDVNEASERISKLVSSIKSHSHMDRAPELAEVDINDGIESTLVIFQHKIKEKNINLILDFENDLPKIQGMEGELNQVWTNIIDNALDAIDSEGQLKISAVSDKNFLSVKFEDNGPGIPENIVNQIFEPFFTTKDLGKGTGLGLDISSRIIKEHNGNITVNSKPGQTIFEISLPINQ
- a CDS encoding FAD-dependent oxidoreductase, which produces MSKAIIFAIDDDPQVLKAIVRDLRGEFRKDYKILSTSSVEEALENISELKKRGENIALFISDQKMPEMQGVDFLEKAKLSYPDAKRVLLTAYSDIEAAIKAINDVQLDYYLMKPWDPPEEKMFPILQDLLDEWNSSIIPLYSGIKVIGKQWSSKSHSIKDFLSGNLIPYQWLPIEDNSLALELMEANNLNSENLPAVIMEDGELLVDPDLRSIASKTGRNIQAREELYDVVIIGAGPGGLAAGVYGGSEGLKTLLIEKHAPGGQAGTSSRIENYLGFPKGLSGAELSRRAVAQATRFGIEFLSPLEVKEIRIEGQYKFLKLNDDKEIKSKSVIIATGVSYKKLQVEGLDELTGLGVYYGAATTEANACKDQQVYIVGGGNSAGQGAMYLSKYAAKVHILIRKPDLSSSMSSYLIDQINETPNIEVIANSQISKAIGSENLEQLEIENLKDKSKKLHPAASLFIFIGAKPITDWLDDKIITNDKGFIETGRDLTKHKDYKKFWKKDREPYLLETCIPGIFAAGDVRAGAMNRVASAVGEGALAIKLVHEYLEEI
- a CDS encoding sigma-70 family RNA polymerase sigma factor, which produces MRQLKISKTITNRESQSLEKYFQEINKVDLITPEEEVELARRIKAGDQIALEKLTKANLRFVVSVAKQYQNNNISLNDLINEGNLGLVKAAQRFDETRGFKFISYAVWWIRQSIIQALAEQSRLVRLPLNKISSLSKINKGISQMEQEFEREPTPEELSEILELTTDEVKSTLKAASRSVSVDAPFQEGESNSLLDVLENADAEKTDEELEYRDSLRIETERALQTLDEREREVIKLFFGIGMERNMSLLEIGENLGLTRERVRQIKEKALRKLRSTSRSKSLIPYLGR
- the ppk2 gene encoding polyphosphate kinase 2; protein product: MARLNKSDFQSLNSRGELIQIAEQKGINLDKIYENEAYEKSLLSLQVELVNLQHWIEKTNARVAILFEGRDTAGKGGAIKRFTQHLNPRSMRVVALNKPTEIERGQWYFRRYIKEMPNPGEIVFFDRSWYNRAVVEPIMEFCKKEEYQRFMDHVNEFEHMLYEDGVVLIKFWLDISKSEQMKRIKSRQKNPLKQWKVSPVDLKAHKLWNKFTFYKEQMFSRTHSSFSPWIIINSDEKKVARLECIRYVLSKFDYELKSKDDSNLLIDPNVLYRYYRRIEKR
- a CDS encoding PKD domain-containing protein: MKTNYTYFKYLSILMIGMLFSSVSFAQLTYVPTPGGSSSANFRGPCASCGFQRYVGIYPGSEISGLLPSGDSLRAMSFNILTPQTTAVSGNMIILISNTSDLDYQKGSSWSAAIANMDTVYDGPMTVPSVAGFYDIVFQNAVEYTGDGIYLAYQWTTSGTLAGAEPTYSANTAFNPGMVRNQNSTAHSDALGSTAQWRVQLRLAYQTAAIDLGVSNPGTSGSPCGGTGANFDFQVINAGASSVDTIFYHYDITGPSTSLSDDTFAVSTLNPGDTLLISRNETLTNSGEYFFTAYLTQPNDAIPLNDTLSNVKVAKLDVVSSFPYLEDFDGASQGWSSDAISGPNDWELATPSGSVINSASSGANAWVTNAAGDYAVSQDSWVNSPCFDLSSNTSPEIQAQIWWNIETDWDAALLESSIDDGQTWNVVGSLGSGVNWYNNNAATLVVPEGWSGDPGSGGYVNATQALSGLGGLPNVRLRFRFVSDGSVVANGFAFDDVSIISTSVSAPTAGFTYVNSSGNTVDFTDASTGTIDTFAWDFGDGNTSMMQNPTHTYASAGNYNACLTVSNSAGSDTFCDTVSILSGIKQNVIAGLKLYPNPSNGIVSIEFENQYSSAAVLLITDVFGRKVYEEELSQSSGLVKKSIDMQNLSKGIYFIDIRVGDKNSIRRIILE